In Halomarina salina, one DNA window encodes the following:
- a CDS encoding cation-translocating P-type ATPase has protein sequence MESGVEASSAADWHAQPAEAVFERLDTSESGLSPEEAAARRERFGPNELPDDDERRPARILLAQFRSALVWVLVLAVVLSATVGETVDAVLITGIVVANAAFGFVQDYRAERSLRALRELATPTVTVRRDGERTMVPATDLVPGDVILLAEGDVVPADARLAEASTLQVDEAALTGESAPVEKSLGVLSPGTALAERSNLVFDGTSVTRGRGVAVVVATGLDTEVGHIATSLRTAERRSTPLERDLDVLARRLGVAVVVLAAVLVPVLVLGGTELVQAALTGVSLAVAAIPEGLPAVVTLTLALGVRRMADENALVRTLPAVEALGSVDTVCTDKTGTLTRGEMRVGRLWVDDETVDRADNETVDPRGNRTTGTEAGDDRVRRLLEIGALCNDGPADGDGGDPTERALVDAASEAGLDVARLREERPRSDERPFSAERKRMATVHDDEVLVKGAPETVLQRSTRLLTADGVRPLDDAARERVAARVESFADDALRVLAFAYKPRDDDGDLEENLVLVGLQGLVDPPRPEVADAIAETRAAGIDVKMVTGDNRVTARAIARQVGIGDRVLTGSEVAAMNDHDLRERLPDVDVFARVTPTEKVRILELLQASGRRVAMTGDGVNDAPALKRADVGIAMGVRGTDVAKQASDIVLLDDDYGTIRDAVRRGRTVFDNVWKFVAYLLGANVAEVALVLLASLAGFLVLPAVQLLWINLLTDGLPALALGTDPTAEDVMERRPRRDTGVVDRAMVGLVGGTATVTTLLMLALLAFTLDGGASVTAYAGTMVFTGLVVVEFGKLYVVRWTRRTPTRSNPALAAAVLASFGLHLAVLYTPLADYFGTVPLASGDWLVLAGVLLASLPLYLLVGVVVRRYTERTEEPPADATSAVEAT, from the coding sequence ATGGAGTCGGGAGTCGAAGCTTCGTCGGCCGCGGACTGGCACGCGCAGCCCGCCGAGGCGGTCTTCGAGCGTCTCGACACCAGCGAGTCGGGGCTGAGCCCGGAAGAGGCGGCGGCGCGACGCGAGCGGTTCGGACCGAACGAGCTCCCGGACGACGACGAGCGTCGACCGGCCCGCATCCTGCTGGCACAGTTCCGGAGCGCCCTGGTGTGGGTGCTCGTCCTCGCCGTCGTGCTCTCGGCGACGGTCGGCGAGACGGTCGACGCCGTCCTCATCACTGGAATCGTCGTCGCCAACGCCGCGTTCGGCTTCGTCCAGGACTACCGCGCCGAGCGGAGCCTCCGGGCGCTGCGCGAACTGGCGACGCCCACCGTGACCGTCAGGCGCGACGGCGAGCGGACGATGGTACCGGCGACCGACCTCGTCCCCGGCGACGTGATACTGCTCGCGGAAGGCGACGTGGTGCCCGCCGACGCCCGTCTGGCGGAGGCGTCGACGCTGCAGGTCGACGAAGCGGCACTGACCGGTGAGAGCGCGCCCGTCGAGAAGTCGCTCGGCGTCCTGTCCCCCGGAACGGCGCTGGCCGAGCGCTCGAACCTCGTGTTCGACGGGACGAGCGTGACTCGCGGACGAGGAGTGGCCGTCGTCGTCGCGACGGGCCTCGACACCGAGGTGGGCCACATCGCCACCTCGCTCCGGACGGCCGAGCGTCGGTCGACGCCTCTGGAACGTGACCTCGACGTGCTCGCCCGGCGTCTCGGGGTGGCCGTCGTCGTCCTCGCGGCGGTGCTCGTTCCGGTGCTCGTCCTCGGCGGGACGGAGCTCGTGCAGGCCGCGCTGACCGGTGTCTCGCTCGCCGTCGCGGCCATCCCCGAGGGGCTGCCGGCCGTCGTCACCCTGACGCTGGCGCTCGGGGTCCGCCGGATGGCCGACGAGAACGCGCTCGTCCGGACGCTCCCCGCGGTGGAGGCGCTCGGGTCGGTCGACACGGTCTGCACCGACAAGACCGGGACGCTCACGAGAGGAGAGATGCGCGTTGGTCGCCTCTGGGTGGACGACGAGACGGTCGACCGGGCAGACAACGAGACGGTCGACCCGAGGGGGAACCGGACGACCGGTACGGAGGCGGGCGACGACCGGGTCCGCCGACTGCTCGAAATCGGTGCGCTCTGCAACGACGGACCCGCCGACGGCGACGGTGGCGACCCGACCGAGCGGGCGCTCGTCGACGCCGCGAGCGAGGCGGGTCTCGACGTGGCTAGACTCCGCGAGGAACGACCTCGGTCCGACGAGCGGCCGTTCTCCGCCGAGCGAAAGCGGATGGCGACCGTCCACGACGACGAGGTGCTGGTGAAGGGCGCTCCCGAGACGGTGCTCCAGCGGTCGACACGGCTACTCACCGCCGACGGCGTCCGTCCGCTCGACGACGCGGCCCGCGAACGCGTCGCCGCGCGGGTCGAGTCGTTCGCCGACGACGCGCTCCGGGTCCTCGCGTTCGCCTACAAACCCCGAGACGACGACGGCGATCTGGAGGAGAACCTCGTCCTGGTCGGTCTCCAGGGACTCGTCGACCCGCCGCGCCCGGAGGTGGCCGACGCCATCGCCGAGACGCGCGCTGCGGGCATCGACGTGAAGATGGTGACCGGCGACAACCGCGTCACGGCGCGGGCCATCGCCCGGCAGGTCGGTATCGGCGACCGGGTGCTGACCGGCAGCGAGGTGGCCGCGATGAACGACCACGACCTCCGCGAACGCCTCCCTGACGTGGACGTATTCGCCCGCGTCACGCCGACGGAGAAGGTGCGCATCCTCGAACTGCTCCAGGCGAGCGGTCGCCGGGTGGCGATGACCGGCGACGGCGTCAACGACGCGCCCGCGCTGAAACGCGCCGACGTGGGCATCGCGATGGGGGTTCGGGGCACCGACGTGGCGAAGCAGGCCAGCGACATCGTCCTGCTCGACGACGACTACGGGACCATCCGCGACGCGGTGCGCCGGGGGCGGACCGTCTTCGACAACGTCTGGAAGTTCGTCGCGTACCTGCTCGGTGCGAACGTCGCCGAGGTGGCGCTGGTGTTGCTGGCGTCCCTGGCGGGCTTCCTCGTCCTCCCCGCCGTCCAGTTGCTCTGGATCAACCTGCTCACCGACGGCTTACCGGCGCTCGCACTGGGTACCGACCCCACCGCCGAGGACGTGATGGAGCGTCGCCCGCGACGCGATACGGGCGTCGTCGACCGGGCGATGGTCGGACTCGTGGGCGGGACGGCGACGGTGACGACGCTGCTGATGCTCGCCCTCCTCGCGTTCACGCTCGACGGTGGTGCGTCCGTGACGGCGTACGCCGGGACGATGGTGTTCACCGGGCTCGTCGTCGTCGAGTTCGGGAAACTGTACGTCGTCCGCTGGACGCGACGCACGCCGACGCGCTCGAACCCCGCGCTCGCGGCCGCCGTCCTCGCCTCGTTCGGCCTCCACCTCGCGGTCCTGTACACGCCGCTCGCCGACTACTTCGGGACCGTCCCGCTCGCGTCCGGCGACTGGCTGGTCCTGGCTGGCGTGCTCCTCGCGTCGCTCCCGCTCTACCTCCTCGTCGGGGTAGTCGTCCGCCGGTACACGGAGCGCACCGAGGAACCGCCCGCCGACGCGACGTCTGCCGTCGAGGCTACCTGA
- a CDS encoding DUF1801 domain-containing protein, with the protein MSTSGTLSVQRVEEFVLANRVIRAPDYRKSHDEGVQFTDLDRGLQWGADVVPALQGLFRVERDPRDDRPDGWVGFARHWRGATLQVEFDEFSDPSGSDAVLVVTGVFGRAGTETITDKTVGEVALPEQVPTEGEWRDRRKRYEAARRSDDTDGATAVRAYVAALPGWKRDVATRFDEIVGQNVPDVRRAVRYHQPFYGVEGEGWFASFSAFSKHVKLSFVSDSYLEPRPPAGSGPERQALDVTETDTLDEERVGSWVRQAAAHPGMGW; encoded by the coding sequence ATGAGCACATCTGGGACGCTCTCCGTTCAGCGGGTCGAGGAGTTCGTGCTGGCGAACCGGGTGATCAGAGCACCCGACTATCGAAAATCTCACGACGAGGGGGTCCAGTTCACGGACCTGGACCGGGGGCTCCAGTGGGGTGCCGACGTGGTCCCGGCCCTGCAGGGGTTGTTCCGGGTCGAACGGGACCCACGGGACGACCGTCCCGACGGCTGGGTGGGGTTCGCTCGCCACTGGCGAGGAGCGACGCTACAGGTCGAGTTCGACGAGTTCTCCGACCCGTCGGGGTCGGACGCGGTCCTGGTCGTGACCGGGGTGTTCGGTCGAGCGGGAACGGAGACCATCACGGACAAGACCGTCGGGGAGGTCGCGTTGCCGGAGCAGGTGCCGACGGAGGGGGAGTGGCGAGACCGGCGAAAGCGGTACGAGGCGGCGCGGCGGTCGGACGACACCGACGGGGCGACGGCGGTTCGGGCGTACGTCGCAGCGCTGCCGGGGTGGAAGCGCGACGTCGCGACGCGGTTCGACGAGATTGTCGGCCAGAACGTCCCCGACGTGCGCCGCGCCGTGCGGTACCACCAACCGTTCTACGGCGTCGAGGGCGAGGGCTGGTTCGCGTCGTTCAGCGCCTTCTCGAAGCACGTGAAGCTGTCGTTCGTGAGCGACTCGTATCTCGAACCGCGGCCTCCCGCCGGTTCCGGGCCGGAACGGCAGGCCCTGGACGTGACGGAGACGGACACGCTGGACGAGGAGCGGGTCGGGTCCTGGGTCCGGCAGGCCGCCGCCCATCCGGGGATGGGATGGTGA
- a CDS encoding DUF7557 family protein, with product MPTTIELPDDLAERLAVHLEEDETYAELVEELLNIYEGTRFVQEGYSE from the coding sequence ATGCCCACGACCATCGAACTTCCGGACGACCTGGCGGAGCGCCTGGCGGTCCACCTCGAGGAGGACGAGACGTACGCCGAACTCGTCGAGGAACTGCTCAACATCTACGAGGGCACCCGTTTCGTCCAGGAGGGCTACTCGGAGTGA